A DNA window from Candidatus Hydrogenedentota bacterium contains the following coding sequences:
- a CDS encoding DeoR/GlpR family DNA-binding transcription regulator: MLRHERHRHILAYLTEHDAMSVETAVLLLKTSPATVRRDFNDLARQHLAVRTHGGIGTARISTGDMVPFWCREDQYSKEKSAIAKETASLLKPNDIVMIDGGTTTFYLADHLPQFPLRVITNSIRLAVAIDERWSSDPGPELFLTGGYIYPQSGVLIGPQATASFARYHADWAFMSVGGICSSGIHNTNEFVVENQLAMIERAERVIIMADHSKIGSMSMCRVCGLDRIHTLITDRHPSTVFALKQLESEGLRIITVEPGALSSRARIARAADK; the protein is encoded by the coding sequence ATGCTTCGACACGAGCGTCATAGGCATATCCTGGCATATTTGACCGAGCACGATGCGATGTCTGTGGAAACAGCGGTCCTGCTGCTCAAGACCAGTCCTGCCACTGTGCGACGCGATTTCAATGACTTGGCGCGCCAGCATTTGGCAGTCCGCACCCACGGCGGAATAGGTACGGCAAGGATCTCCACTGGCGACATGGTGCCCTTTTGGTGCCGTGAAGATCAGTACTCGAAAGAGAAGTCCGCGATAGCGAAGGAAACGGCCTCGCTCTTGAAGCCAAATGACATTGTCATGATTGATGGCGGGACTACGACCTTTTACTTGGCCGACCATCTTCCACAATTTCCACTTCGAGTAATTACAAATTCCATACGGTTGGCCGTGGCGATAGATGAGCGGTGGAGCAGCGACCCGGGACCTGAATTATTTCTTACAGGCGGTTATATCTACCCGCAGTCCGGTGTGCTTATCGGTCCTCAGGCGACCGCGTCATTCGCTCGGTACCACGCCGACTGGGCCTTCATGTCCGTAGGGGGCATTTGCTCCAGCGGCATCCATAACACGAACGAGTTCGTCGTTGAAAACCAGCTTGCCATGATCGAGAGAGCCGAACGCGTGATTATCATGGCGGATCATAGCAAGATTGGCTCCATGTCCATGTGCCGTGTCTGTGGATTGGACCGAATTCACACGCTAATCACGGACAGACACCCGTCGACGGTCTTCGCGCTGAAACAACTTGAGAGCGAAGGGCTTCGGATCATCACGGTAGAACCCGGTGCGCTTTCGAGTCGAGCGCGGATAGCAAGAGCAGCGGACAAGTAA